In Scyliorhinus canicula chromosome 18, sScyCan1.1, whole genome shotgun sequence, a single window of DNA contains:
- the LOC119953463 gene encoding receptor expression-enhancing protein 5-like isoform X2, whose protein sequence is MSLSRFFQVLIALNVLCIVLGYGELLFPWINVIIFLYPAYFSILAIESDNKEDKLKWLMFWVIYGAFAIFECAARILLFVFPAFPVYHKFKSLFMLWCMAPVDWNGSHAIYMNIVRPFFYKHKPMVDDLEERITEVLDNVRMEASKMAISKIFKRAKHK, encoded by the exons ATGTCTCTGTCCAGATTCTTCCAAGTTTTGATCGCTTTGAACGTCCTGTGTATTGTACTTGGATATGGCGAACTCTTATTTCCCTGGATCAATGTGATTATTTTTCTTTACCCAGCCTACTTTTC AATTCTAGCTATCGAAAGTGACAATAAAGAGGATAAATTGAAGTGGCTAATGTTCTGGGTGATctatggagcatttgcaatatttGAGTGTGCGGCTAGGATCCTCCTCTTtgtctttccagcatttccagTCTATCATAAATTCAAG AGCCTCTTTATGCTGTGGTGTATGGCACCAGTCGACTGGAATGGGTCTCATGCAATTTACATGAACATCGTCCGTCCTTTCTTTTACAAGCATAAACCCATGGTGGACGATCTTGAAGAGAGAATTACAGAGGTCCTAGACAACGTGAGGATGGAAG CAAGCAAAATGGCCATCAGCAAAATCTTCAAAAGAGCAAAGCACAAGTGA
- the LOC119953463 gene encoding receptor expression-enhancing protein 6-like isoform X1 has protein sequence MSLSRFFQVLIALNVLCIVLGYGELLFPWINVIIFLYPAYFSILAIESDNKEDKLKWLMFWVIYGAFAIFECAARILLFVFPAFPVYHKFKSLFMLWCMAPVDWNGSHAIYMNIVRPFFYKHKPMVDDLEERITEVLDNVRMEVHPTPEPEIKSPSRLKTSKMAISKIFKRAKHK, from the exons ATGTCTCTGTCCAGATTCTTCCAAGTTTTGATCGCTTTGAACGTCCTGTGTATTGTACTTGGATATGGCGAACTCTTATTTCCCTGGATCAATGTGATTATTTTTCTTTACCCAGCCTACTTTTC AATTCTAGCTATCGAAAGTGACAATAAAGAGGATAAATTGAAGTGGCTAATGTTCTGGGTGATctatggagcatttgcaatatttGAGTGTGCGGCTAGGATCCTCCTCTTtgtctttccagcatttccagTCTATCATAAATTCAAG AGCCTCTTTATGCTGTGGTGTATGGCACCAGTCGACTGGAATGGGTCTCATGCAATTTACATGAACATCGTCCGTCCTTTCTTTTACAAGCATAAACCCATGGTGGACGATCTTGAAGAGAGAATTACAGAGGTCCTAGACAACGTGAGGATGGAAG TTCACCCAACACCTGAACCTGAGATTAAGAGCCCCTCAAGGCTGAAAA CAAGCAAAATGGCCATCAGCAAAATCTTCAAAAGAGCAAAGCACAAGTGA
- the LOC119953463 gene encoding receptor expression-enhancing protein 6-like isoform X3, protein MANSYFPGSIILAIESDNKEDKLKWLMFWVIYGAFAIFECAARILLFVFPAFPVYHKFKSLFMLWCMAPVDWNGSHAIYMNIVRPFFYKHKPMVDDLEERITEVLDNVRMEVHPTPEPEIKSPSRLKTSKMAISKIFKRAKHK, encoded by the exons ATGGCGAACTCTTATTTCCCTGGATCAAT AATTCTAGCTATCGAAAGTGACAATAAAGAGGATAAATTGAAGTGGCTAATGTTCTGGGTGATctatggagcatttgcaatatttGAGTGTGCGGCTAGGATCCTCCTCTTtgtctttccagcatttccagTCTATCATAAATTCAAG AGCCTCTTTATGCTGTGGTGTATGGCACCAGTCGACTGGAATGGGTCTCATGCAATTTACATGAACATCGTCCGTCCTTTCTTTTACAAGCATAAACCCATGGTGGACGATCTTGAAGAGAGAATTACAGAGGTCCTAGACAACGTGAGGATGGAAG TTCACCCAACACCTGAACCTGAGATTAAGAGCCCCTCAAGGCTGAAAA CAAGCAAAATGGCCATCAGCAAAATCTTCAAAAGAGCAAAGCACAAGTGA
- the LOC119953463 gene encoding receptor expression-enhancing protein 6-like isoform X4, translating into MKTEVRILAIESDNKEDKLKWLMFWVIYGAFAIFECAARILLFVFPAFPVYHKFKSLFMLWCMAPVDWNGSHAIYMNIVRPFFYKHKPMVDDLEERITEVLDNVRMEVHPTPEPEIKSPSRLKTSKMAISKIFKRAKHK; encoded by the exons ATGAAGACTGAAGTGAG AATTCTAGCTATCGAAAGTGACAATAAAGAGGATAAATTGAAGTGGCTAATGTTCTGGGTGATctatggagcatttgcaatatttGAGTGTGCGGCTAGGATCCTCCTCTTtgtctttccagcatttccagTCTATCATAAATTCAAG AGCCTCTTTATGCTGTGGTGTATGGCACCAGTCGACTGGAATGGGTCTCATGCAATTTACATGAACATCGTCCGTCCTTTCTTTTACAAGCATAAACCCATGGTGGACGATCTTGAAGAGAGAATTACAGAGGTCCTAGACAACGTGAGGATGGAAG TTCACCCAACACCTGAACCTGAGATTAAGAGCCCCTCAAGGCTGAAAA CAAGCAAAATGGCCATCAGCAAAATCTTCAAAAGAGCAAAGCACAAGTGA